The sequence below is a genomic window from Dyadobacter chenwenxiniae.
CGCGCGCGCCGCTTGGAAAATCCAGCATGAACATCATCGTTTCCTCCACTTCCTTATATATTTCGGGGCGCGTTGTGGAGGCTTGCGCGATCACGCTGATGGGCTCTTCGCCCGTGGCAAGCCTGGCTCCCTGCAATGCATAAACGCCCATATCACCCATTACGCCTCCACCCAGCGACTTCTTTTGCTTCCAGTGGTCTGTGCGGTTATCGACGTAGCCGGCCGCGCTATTGACCATTTTTACTTTTCCGAATTTCTGTTCTTTCGCCACTTTCATATACGCCTGGATATTCGGGTCGTGCTGGCAGCGGTAACCGATCGCCAATTTTACCTTGTTGCTTTTGCAAGCGCTGATCATGGCCTCACAATCCGCAACCGAAGGAGCCATCGGTTTTTCACAGAAAACGTGCTTTCCTGCCTTCGCTGCGCGTACCACAAATTCGCGGTGCATGGACGGCGGCAACACCACATACACGATGTCGATATCCGGGTTGTCTGCGATCTTGTCGAAATTCTGATAGTTGTAGATGTTTTTGTCGGGAATGTTATATTTCGTTTTCCAGGTTTCCGCTTTGGCAGGAGTGCCCGTTACGATGCCTGCCAGGTAACATTTTTCGGTCATTTGCAGCGCAGGCGCGAGCAGGTCGGTGCTGTAATAGCCCAAACCGACCAGAGCAATGCCTAATTTATCTTTTTTAGGTGTCGTGGCTGCCAGTAGTGAGGTGCCGGTAAACAAGGTGGCCGCGCTGGCCAACGTCAATGATGATAGGAAATCGCGCCTTTCTAGTTGCATAGCTCAGATTGTTATATTATAATTCACTCTGCAAATATCCATATTTATTTAAATTAAGTGTAAGACTTACAGTTATTAATGTCTGAATAATTTTCTTTCTTTGAAAATGGATTTATTGAAGAATTACCAAAAGAAACTATTCCCCTACGCCTACAATATTCTGGGATCGGCAGAAGATGCGCGGGACGTTGTCCAGGATGTGATGCTCAAATATCTGACGGCCCAGGATCGGGCTATCGAAAATGAAACGGGTTATCTGATCAAAAGTGTGGTGAATCAATCTATTAATTTAAAGAAGCGTAACAAGAAAACCGTAAGCGACAGCATGTGGCTTCCCGAGCCGGTTGAAATGACGGATACGAACATTATCCGGGAAGAAATATTGTCCTATTCGATGCTCGTTTTACTGGAAAATCTGGGGCCCAGGGAAAGAGCCGTTTTTATCCTGAAAGAGGCATTTGACTATTCACATCAGGAAATTGCAGAAGCATTATCATTCACCGTTGAAAACTCCCGCAAACTCCTGAGCAGGGCCAAAACATTATTGAAGGATACTGCACAACCCAGAAAATCCGCGACAGCATTTCCTGAGGGTTATCTTCAGAATTACATGGATACCATCAGAAGCGGCCATGTAGAAAACTTGGTTGAAATGCTATCAGAAGACATTGTTGTCCGTACAGATGGCGGCGGCAAGATTAAGATTGTGAGCGCATTAACAGCAGGTGCAGACAACGCAGCTGACCTGATGCTTTATGTTTACAAAACTTACCAGCATTTATTTGAGATCGAATATCGTGAACTGAACCACCAGCCTGCCATATTATTTTACAATAACGGCGTGCTGGTAAACTGCCAGATTTTTGAGATCGAGCAAACTAAAATCAAGAGGATTTATTCCATTGTCGATCCTGGAAAACTGAACATAATAGCCCACTTTTAAAATTTTTGTCACGTTTTGGAAAGCTCGATTGTCATTCCATCAAAATAACCAAAACAGACAAAAACATGATAGCTGTAAAAGTATCTTACACGGTGGATGGTGCGTATGTGCAAAAAAACCAGGAGAACATTCAAATTTTTATGGAAGATTTTAAAAAGCTGAGCGGAAACGACTTCCGTTACAATGTTTATCTTCTTAATGATGGAAAAACGTTTGTTCACCTGTCTCATTTCAAAAATTCCGAAATTCAGAATAAGGTACTTAATGTGCCCAGTTTCAAAGAATTTCAACGACAAAGAGACGAAAGCGGCCTGAACAACACGCATAAACTGGAAGAATGGAGTCTTGTCGCGGCAACAACGGACATATTAAATGAGCCTTAATGTTCGCACATTTTTAGCCGTTCCTTACAAATTTGTACTTTTGCTGTCGGATACACCGGTTGTATCCGACAGCATTTTAAAATTGAAGTATCCAAATTTCTTTTGTTAAAGCCCCCGACATCGTCCCAAAACGCTTTCTTCACTCCTTTTGAAGATTTCACAGCCGATTTTCCATTACCTGACCGATTCACCTTTCCGTTTTGTTACGACCCCCACCCGGTGAGTTTGCTGGCTGTGGAAATGTTGCAGGCACATTTGGAAAGTCAGCAGGATTGGCAACATAATTTCGGTTTGTCCGACGATACGGAGCATGTAATCGGCAAAATGTTTGGTGTGCTCGTGGTAGAAACCGACGAGGCCAAAATAGGATACATTGCTGCGTTCTCGGGGAAGCTGGCCGGTGGAAACCATCACGCCAGATTCGTCCCGCCCATCTTCGACGGAGTCGCGGCAGACGGGTTCCTGAATGCCGGAATGACGGCACTTTCGCGTATGAATGATGAGATAAACCAGCTTGAATTTTTGGAAAACGAGTTACTTCGCCCTCAAATTTCAGACCTGAAAGTTTTGCGTAAGAACCATTCCGTTGCATTGCAGCATGCGATTTTTGATCAATATAATTTCCTTAACCAGGCCGGAGAACAGAAGAGTTTGCGTGCGTTATTTGCAGATGCCTCTTACAAAAATCCGCCTGCGGGCGCTGGCGAATGTGCCGCTCCGAAATTGCTTCAATATGCGTTTCAAAACAAAATGAGGCCGCTTGCGCTCGCTGAATTCTGGTGGGGAAAGTCTCCCAAATCGGACTTCTGGAAACACCGGCATTTCTACCCGGCATGCCGCGAAAAATGTGCGCCCATTCTGGCGCATATGCTTTCAGGAATTGAAATGGATGCCAATCCAGTAAGTGAAAACTAGATTTTTGGCGTTATAAGGTAAATTTTGCTCAAACGCTTTGAAATATTACTTCATTACCAGCTTCCTGTTAACATTGTTCACATGCACTGCCCAATGTCAAACTGTTGTCGACATCACGCAAATCGCTTTGATGAAACCCGGCAACAATGCAACCGGCGTTTTCACCGGAGACAGTTCAGCACGGTGCGTAGCGGTTTTGGGTGAACCTGATCAGGTTACTGATCACTACTCGGAAATTGACGAGGACACGTTGAAACTGTACAAATACGGGAAGAACAACATTTTCTTCCGGCAAGATAGGATGGTTAACTGGAACTTGTCGGACAACAGTATTTCGGTCGGCGCAGTTGATGGCCAAGTTTTTAAAGTTGGCGATAAGTTAGCTTCACAGAATCTAAAACCACATCAGCGTCCCGGAACAAGGGCAACCGCTCAGTTTCTCAACTTTCCGATCACGCACAGAACCGGCATTTCCCGAAACCTTCATTTCGATTCGGCCTGCGTACTGCAACTCAAAACTGGCAGCATCCACCTGGATTCGCGCATCGAGTTACTTTTTGACAGGACTAATAAACTGTTTTCAATAGCAATGCTGGATTAAGTTTTAGCGGAAGCCTTTTGGTCATCTTCTCTTATCAGGTCAATTAATTATGCCTGCTAATTTTAGAGCACAGGCAGTTCAGGCAAATACACAAACATGCAAGTCCTGTCCCGGACTCACCGATGAAAAATTTGCCCTGCTACGCGGTAAGTGTTTGCATGAGCATTCAGGATCGTACGAAGCTGGGGAGAGTAGCCGCCACCCATGCTGCATTGCACC
It includes:
- a CDS encoding Gfo/Idh/MocA family protein, which codes for MQLERRDFLSSLTLASAATLFTGTSLLAATTPKKDKLGIALVGLGYYSTDLLAPALQMTEKCYLAGIVTGTPAKAETWKTKYNIPDKNIYNYQNFDKIADNPDIDIVYVVLPPSMHREFVVRAAKAGKHVFCEKPMAPSVADCEAMISACKSNKVKLAIGYRCQHDPNIQAYMKVAKEQKFGKVKMVNSAAGYVDNRTDHWKQKKSLGGGVMGDMGVYALQGARLATGEEPISVIAQASTTRPEIYKEVEETMMFMLDFPSGARAACQTSFGINMNYLQINYEKGWVKLEPQSGYNGNKGSMSDGTVINFPIKSQQAKQMDEDCLAIINNTDLIAPGEEGLRDIRVVEAIYKSVASGKSVKI
- a CDS encoding sigma-70 family RNA polymerase sigma factor, which produces MDLLKNYQKKLFPYAYNILGSAEDARDVVQDVMLKYLTAQDRAIENETGYLIKSVVNQSINLKKRNKKTVSDSMWLPEPVEMTDTNIIREEILSYSMLVLLENLGPRERAVFILKEAFDYSHQEIAEALSFTVENSRKLLSRAKTLLKDTAQPRKSATAFPEGYLQNYMDTIRSGHVENLVEMLSEDIVVRTDGGGKIKIVSALTAGADNAADLMLYVYKTYQHLFEIEYRELNHQPAILFYNNGVLVNCQIFEIEQTKIKRIYSIVDPGKLNIIAHF
- a CDS encoding pseudouridylate synthase — translated: MLKPPTSSQNAFFTPFEDFTADFPLPDRFTFPFCYDPHPVSLLAVEMLQAHLESQQDWQHNFGLSDDTEHVIGKMFGVLVVETDEAKIGYIAAFSGKLAGGNHHARFVPPIFDGVAADGFLNAGMTALSRMNDEINQLEFLENELLRPQISDLKVLRKNHSVALQHAIFDQYNFLNQAGEQKSLRALFADASYKNPPAGAGECAAPKLLQYAFQNKMRPLALAEFWWGKSPKSDFWKHRHFYPACREKCAPILAHMLSGIEMDANPVSEN